One Silene latifolia isolate original U9 population chromosome 4, ASM4854445v1, whole genome shotgun sequence DNA segment encodes these proteins:
- the LOC141651837 gene encoding uncharacterized protein LOC141651837, translated as MGAGSHVEQQLQDIRSLLSKVLGLRHPMTVATPECYADSPFVDNIALVSMPKGFTPTMTLYDGTEDPLEHINQYKQKMMVVAATGPEKEACMCKGFGSTLLGAALQWFVNLPNKSISSFAGCDHTTTVNAFRRGPHRDSDLYKDLTKHPCATFEEVKQMAEATYRLEEDEDRRDLYGIESSNRKITTKKKNERAKPYNKNTVNKVLGKTESTEAPPKLSEYGFTTGLAGVLKAIRELGQRARWPKKPTARENDRRDSSKAQPSPPPPYSKVVNVITGGSEICGLTYSVAKRHTTETKGYKPEFSLRVSRQDLPAISFDEVDIPDKAEHHHDALIITLSIRNCLVKKILVDTGSSVNLIMLETLKNMGLSEKDLGAKRYPGRIQMEKLNNPLEK; from the exons ATGGGGGCAGGAAGCCATGTAGAACAACAATTGCAGGATATCAGGTCCCTACTCAGCAAGGTTCTAGGGTTACGACATCCCATGACGGTGGCAACCCCGGAGTGCTATGCGGATTCCCCCTTTGTGGACAATATTGCCCTTGTCAGCATGCCAAAGGGGTTCACGCCAACAATGACGTTGTATGATGGAACAGAGGATCCGCTGGAGCACATCAACCAGTACAAACAGAAAATGATGGTGGTTGCAGCAACAGGGCCTGAAAAGGAGgcatgcatgtgcaaaggattcggttcCACCTTGTTAGGAGCCGCACTCCAATGGTTCGTTAACCTTCCCAACAAGTCTATTTCCAGCTTCGCGGG GTGCGACCATACAACAACAGTCAATGCCTTCAGAAGGGGACCGCATCGCGACTCTGATTTGTACAAGGATCTCACCAAGCACCCATGTGCCACCTTCGAGGAAGTCAAACAAATGGCAGAGGCTACTTATCGCctagaggaggatgaggatagaaGGGACCTGTATGGAATAGAGTCGTCCAACAGAAAAATCACAACAAAGAAGAAGAACGAAAGAGCCAAACCCTACAACAAGAACACAGTGAACAAAGTCTTAGGAAAAACAGAGAGCACCGAGGCTCCACCTAAGCTCAGCGAGTATGGGTTCACCACTGGACTTGCTGGGGTATTAAAGGCAATCAGGGAACTAGGGCAGAGGGCCAGGTGGCCCAAAAAGCCTACCGCCAGGGAGAATGACAGAAGAGATTCCAGCAAA GCCCAACCATCCCCACCTCCACCTTACTCAAAGGTCGTGAACGTCATCACAGGAGGGTCGGAGATATGTGGTCTTACTTATTCAGTAGCAAAGCGCCACACAACCGAGACTAAAGGATATAAACCAGAGTTCTCCCTCAGGGTCAGCAGACAAGATCTACCAGCAATCTCATTCGACGAGGTAGACATACCCGATAAGGCAGAACACCACCATGACGCCTTGATCATTACCCTTTCTATAAGAAATTGCCTTGTTAAAAAGatattggtagatacaggaagctctgtGAATCTAATAATGCTGGAAACCTTGAAGAACATGGGGCTTAGCGAGAAAGACCTCGGTGCGAAGCGATACCCTGGTAGGATTCAAATGGAGAAACTAAACAATCCCTTGGAGAAATAG